A single Cucumis melo cultivar AY chromosome 4, USDA_Cmelo_AY_1.0, whole genome shotgun sequence DNA region contains:
- the LOC103503952 gene encoding uncharacterized protein At1g01500-like — MEHYYETQANGEASGHDFQNCGYSSYSLSNIHMSSPSFDLRVFYIRFSNFQVDDLTPEFLTLNHFPLMPNTHLDVNGVRSSNYSEGFSSVLKRDRVHKNSEEATFVSTHTIRLKRGLKFEVFNGDYQILSGELSHKGCIGDSKSNSKKRWSMNCESGFVSDAVFLKGKLIPGQALISPTIEVYIAGSFSGNPIVLTKTLQLNFWKKHSYKRMLDSIPEHDTTECDEDSYPVYDPQVSKYRNYREENEDDYGNMYWRTNYMEREDGELSWFNSGVRVGVGIGLGICLGIGVGVGLLVRTYQATSRTLRRQLM, encoded by the exons ATGGAACATTATTATGAAACTCAAGCAAATGGAGAAGCATCTGGTCATGATTTCCAAAACTGTGGATACTCTTCTTATTCATTATCTAACATTCACATGTCATCACCCTCGTTTGATTTAAGAGTCTTCTACATTAGGTTCAGTAACTTCCAAGTCGATGATTTGACCCCCGAGTTTCTCACTTTGAACCACTTCCCTCTAATGCCGAACACCCATTTGGATGTTAATGGTGTTAGAAGCAGCAATTACTCTGAAGGCTTTTCTTCAGTTCTCAAGAGAGACAGAGTCCACAAGAACTCGGAAGAAGCAACATTTGTGAGCACTCATACCATTAGGTTAAAGAGGGGTTTGAAGTTTGAGGTTTTCAATGGAGATTATCAAATTCTATCTGGGGAATTGTCTCATAAGGGGTGCATTGGAGACTCGAAGAGCAATTCTAAGAAAAGATGGAGCATGAACTGTGAATCTGGTTTTGTTTCCGATGCTGTGTTTTTGAAGGGAAAGCTCATTCCAGGACAGGCATTGATTAGTCCAACAATTGAGGTATACATTGCTGGTAGTTTTTCTGGAAACCCTATCGTCTTAACGAAAACTCTGCAACTCAACTTTTGGAAGAAGCACAGTTATAAACGGATGTTGGATTCAATACCAGAGCATGATACTACTGAATGCGACGAAGATTCATATCCTGTATATGATCCACAA GTATCAAAGTACAGAAATTAcagagaagaaaatgaagatgaCTATGGCAACATGTACTGGAGAACCAACTACATGGAAAGAGAAGATGGCGAACTATCCTGGTTCAACTCAGGTGTGAGAGTTGGAGTAGGAATTGGACTTGGTATTTGCTTGGGAATTGGTGTGGGAGTTGGCTTGCTCGTGCGTACTTACCAGGCAACTAGTCGAACCCTGAGAAGGCAGCTTATGTGA
- the LOC103503951 gene encoding CRAL-TRIO domain-containing protein C23B6.04c yields the protein MFGRRSTSHHEEENNPEQITSKVNELKAKLGPLVGRNAIYCSDACLKRYLVARNWNVDKAKKMLEETFKWRSIYKPEEIRWPEIAFESETGKLYRASFHDREGRTVLIMKPGKQNTTSLENQIRHLVYLMENALLNLPEGQEQMSWLIDFNGWSLSTSVPIKSARETVNILQNHYPERLALAFLYNPPRIFEAFWKVVKYLLDPKTFQKVRFVYPKKQESVELMKSYFDEENLPSEFGGKAQLEYVHEEFSTLMIQDDIKCAAFWEQDEKQHHTVNGYSSAVVAPE from the exons ATGTTTGGCCGACGGTCTACTTCTCATCACGAGGAAGAGAACAATCCAGAACAGATCACATCGAAG GTCAATGAGCTAAAGGCTAAGTTAGGACCCTTAGTTGGGCGCAATGCGATATATTGCAGTGATGCGTGTTTGAAAAGATATCTAGTGGCCAGGAATTGGAATGTAGACAAAGCGAAGAAAATGCTGGAAGAGACATTCAAATGGAGATCTATTTATAAGCCTGAAGAAATTCGTTGG CCTGAAATAGCATTTGAAAGTGAGACCGGAAAACTTTATCGAGCAAGTTTTCACGATCGAGAAGGAAGAACTGTTCTTATAATGAAGCCAGGAAAGCAG AACACGACGTCATTAGAGAATCAGATTCGGCATTTGGTCTATCTTATGGAGAATGCTCTTCTTAACCTTCCTGAAGGTCAGGAGCAGATGTCATGGCTGATTGATTTTAATGGTTGGTCTCTTAGCACCAGTGTGCCAATCAAATCCGCACGGGAGACTGTCAACATCTTGCAGAATCACTATCCAGAGAGATTAGCCCTAGCGTTTCTCTATAACCCCCCAAGGATATTTGAAGCATTCTGGAAG GTAGTCAAGTACCTTTTAGATCCGAAGACATTTCAGAAAGTGAGATTTGTTTATCCTAAGAAGCAAGAGAGTGTGGAACTCATGAAGTCATATTTTGATGAGGAGAATCTTCCATCAGAGTTTGGAGGAAAAGCCCAACTGGAATATGTTCACGAGGAGTTCTCTACATTAATGATTCAAGATGATATTAAATGTGCTGCCTTCTGGGAACAGGATGAAAAGCAACACCATACTGTCAATGGCTACTCGAGTGCAGTGGTGGCTCCAGAATGA